In a single window of the Elaeis guineensis isolate ETL-2024a chromosome 8, EG11, whole genome shotgun sequence genome:
- the LOC105050798 gene encoding LOW QUALITY PROTEIN: probable receptor-like serine/threonine-protein kinase At5g57670 (The sequence of the model RefSeq protein was modified relative to this genomic sequence to represent the inferred CDS: inserted 1 base in 1 codon) → MRQRLSYLSGKSFKFLLSVSIGKRRGVEGGPPTSPRQDDSKPMEPLPDEKPPPKPSWRCFSYEEIHEATNGFHQGNLVGRGGYAEVYRGVLEDGQVIAVKRLTRASTDEQKEKDFLQELGTIGHVRHPNVSALLGCCIDRDLYLIFEFSSRGSVSSNLHDEKSPPMAWKLRYDIAVGTARGLHYLHKGCQRRIIHRDIKASNILLTTNFEPQISDFGLAKWLPSEWTHRAVAPIEGTFGCLAPEYFMHGIVDEKTDVFAFGVFXLEIISGRKPVDGSHMSLLSWAKPYLGDGTIQKLVDPRLEQDYDLGQLNRLTFIASLCIRATAAWRPFMTEVLELLDDGEVLQDRWKMPEEEQEEDEFWGFDDLDDEYDSPSSSSSTRSSQQ, encoded by the exons ATGCGGCAGCGGCTCTCGTATCTTAGTGGGAAAAGTTTCAAGTTCCTTCTCTCTGTGTCCATTGGGAAGAGGAGAGGAGTAGAAGGAGGTCCACCTACCTCCCCTCGCCAAGATGACAGCAAACCCATGGAGCCATTGCCGGACGAGAAGCCGCCTCCGAAGCCTAGTTGGAGATGCTTTTCCTATGAAGAAATCCACGAAGCAACGAATGGTTTTCATCAAG GTAATTTGGTCGGCAGAGGGGGGTACGCCGAGGTGTACAGAGGAGTTCTGGAGGATGGACAGGTGATCGCGGTGAAGAGGCTGACGAGAGCTTCGACCGATGAGCAGAAGGAGAAGGACTTCTTGCAGGAGCTTGGGACCATTGGCCATGTCCGACATCCCAACGTCTcggccctcttgggttgctgcaTCGACCGTGATCTTTACCTTATTTTCGAGTTCTCTTCGCGCGGTTCTGTCTCCTCTAATCTCCATG ATGAGAAATCGCCACCGATGGCCTGGAAGCTGAGGTACGACATCGCAGTGGGTACAGCTCGCGGGCTACATTACTTGCACAAGGGATGCCAGAGAAGGATTATTCACAGAGATATCAAGGCCTCTAATATCCTCCTGACAACCAATTTTGAACCTCAG atttcagatttcgGGCTTGCAAAATGGCTTCCATCCGAGTGGACTCACCGTGCCGTCGCACCAATTGAAGGGACATTCGG GTGTCTGGCACCAGAGTATTTCATGCATGGGATCGTTGATGAGAAGACTGATGTCTTTGCTTTTGGTGTAT CTTTGGAGATCATATCAGGGAGGAAACCGGTGGACGGGTCTCACATGAGCTTGCTTAGCTGG GCAAAACCTTATTTAGGTGATGGCACGATACAGAAACTGGTGGATCCGCGACTGGAACAGGACTACGACTTGGGACAGTTGAACAGGCTTACCTTCATAGCCTCTCTCTGCATCAGGGCAACTGCAGCATGGCGTCCATTCATGACCGAG GTATTGGAGCTATTGGATGATGGGGAGGTGCTGCAAGATCGATGGAAGATGCCTGAAGAGGAACAGGAGGAAGATGAGTTCTGGGGCTTTGATGATCTCGACGACGAGTATGATAGCCCCTCATcatcttcatcaacaagaagctcccAACAGTAA
- the LOC105050800 gene encoding uncharacterized protein isoform X4: MREGERIVVECNQLGQPIKKAACLLTSFLGIVARRPQLCPLGYAKWNDMLPTYKVKLLRVIEVDEHGRECGKVEFYRMTHTHQDGTFARDESRDLYERATFLITERDDESAASTQQSRIEAEVFTELMGPEHYGRVRGYGVGVTSTQLSEVSRYTQHAAADAQDSRVRRLEAEIQKIRQSRAAEIEEMRQSRAEMQVMRRQIDRLTSLLEMLLAYQASVETAARHVETATMIRPQIDIILFLLYSYIYLYYF, translated from the exons atgcgtgagggcgagagaattgttgtggagtgcaatcagctaggtcagccaattaaaaaagctgcctgcttattgacttcatttttggggattgTTGCTCGGAgacctcagctatgtccgttgggctatgcaaaatggaatgacatgcttccaacgtacaaagttaagctcctccgagttatagag gtggatgagcatgggagggaatgcggtaaagtggagttttaccggatgactcatactcatcaggatggtacttttgctcgagatgagtcgagagatttatat gagagggctacatttCTCATtacggagcgtgacgacgagtccgcagcatctacgcagcagagccgtatcgaggccgaggtgttcacagagttgatgggaccagagcactacggtcgagtgaggggttatggagtaggagttacctctactcagttatctgaggttagtagatatacgcagcatgctgcagcagatgctcaggattcacgcgtccgtagactcgaggcggagatacagaagattagacagagtcgtgccgctgagatagaggagatgcgacagagccgtgccgagatgcaggtcATGAGGagacagattgatcggcttacatctttattagagat gctcctggcatatcaggcatccgtcgagacagcggcacgtcacgtggagacagcgacgaTGATCCGTCcgcagattgatattattttatttttattatattcttatatttatttatattacttttga